In Podarcis raffonei isolate rPodRaf1 chromosome 8, rPodRaf1.pri, whole genome shotgun sequence, the genomic window TGGCACTGTTGCTGGTAGCCGCTTATTTAGAAATAGCTAAATTTTGGTGCTCTGCAACAGGCCTGACAATAGACTCATGGTATGTGCTCAGGTGTAGTCTGTAACCAGGACAAGGGCAATATAAGTTCCTCATCCTTCTACAACATATAGAATCCATCCATCTCCCATTTGAGATGTAACCATCAGTCAAGACAAACTGCCCAGCCCcacagaaacatctggaaagacCTAGTGGATTAGAGTCTTTAAAATACATTATGAATGGGTTCTAAGTAGTGGTTCCAGCTTCAAGCTGCTGTTACACCTTTTTCCAAGGAACAAGAGATTTGCTGATGCTGTCttagtttattgtattttaaagtaTGTTTATTCCATGTGAAaagactattttttaattttaaaaagcaaaataaaataaaagatacaAGCATATAGATAGACATCCTGACACTGGTAAACCAAACAGAGGTGGATGTCCTGATTGTGGCACCACAGGGAATGGACTAGTTTGCGTCAATTGCTGACTACTTTAATCAAGAAAGCAGACACCACACACCTGAATGTCTTGAAGAACAATGCACCCCCCTCGCTTGTTCTGGTATTTCAATAACATCTCTGCATATCCCCTCTTCTTGAGTGATTCCTCTTTCAAGAATGTAGCTACATGCTTGAGGGCAACATCATCACGGCTGAAGTAGTAGTACTGAggtcagggagggggagaaaaacaaaaaagtccaGTCATCCATTAAGCAGACTATGCAGCAATTTAGCTGCTGTTTCAACCATCTGTGGATCAGGTTTAGGCAAAGGTGCCTGGCGGCTTTCTTAGTTCTTTGCTGCTAAAACATGGAAGAGAGCATGAAATTTGACCATTCACTGAGAACACTCCATtagcaagtgttagaattttcTGACAATTCCAGCCGGTCTCTTAAAATCTTAAGAATTATAAATCAATGTCAATATTGGCAAAACTGTTCAGTCTTTATTATGATGCATCTGTTGTTGTTAACAAGGCTGTTATGCTAAAGCAGCCCAGGGAAATGCCTCAGCCTTTACACTTTGACCTGACCCGTGACAGGAAATAGGGGACACTAATTGCCATACCCAGGACCAACAGTAGCTTTGCTTAAAATGTTGGGAGTTGCAAATATGATTCATGGGAGAAACAGTGTTTGGATTTCAGGCAGGGCCAACACCAACGTTGAGGAGATTCCCCAACTCTtgctggacaccccccccccactcaacaTGCCCCCTGCCACTTTGTGCTTACAGGCAATGCCAGTGAGAGGGTAGCTGCATGATGACTACAGTGGCCCCGATTTCAGATATCTTTGTTGCTCCAGGTAATCACTGCCTGTCTGCAGGCTCTCTTCTGTGCCTTCCTATGTGACCAGGTTCAACCAGCTGTCATGCCAGTGgagtctggtccatgggggtgaATGCAGCACTGCCATGCCAACTTCAGTCTGCTCTCAGACTACCCACACCTTCCTGGCTTCTGACATGGAACTAGTCCAGGGTGTGGCACtgcttgccagcttcctccttagtctcactcttgcccttgtagaactcaacagggaggagaAGGGTAGGGACAAAACTAGTGTTTGTTGGCTTTGCTTGACATTCGCTCTAGCGCCACCTGCTGCTGacctccctgctttccaccccaCCAAGCACCAGCCACTGTTGAGTGATGCTTTTGGCACCAGCCCCATGAAATGTTCAGTTAAAACAGACTTGGGTGacacaactctcagccccctgcAACGGCACACACGAGCCCATTTGACATGCATAAGGCAAAGGGGCTTCTCTCTGGTGATGCTCCCTCAAAGCGCAAGAGAGATGAAAAAGCAAGCAGGTACCATGGAAAGATAGACGTAACTGGCATGGAGCTCCAGGTTCACCATATGGTTAACAGCAGCCTCACAGTCCACATGGTAGTTCTGCTGCACCTGGGAATTCATATCTATTGTTCAACACTAAACTGGCAAGTAGAATACTTCCCTCTTAAAGGGCTGATCCAGCTCCTACACCCTGAAAGTTTCCACAGTAACTGACCAGCCACCATAGCTGGCCTTTCAACTCAAAGCAAGAAGGTCAGGGCACAGGAAGAAACCATTCAGCAaggaagacagaggtcctctgtcGCTCGGGTCTTTAATGACCTTTCTGCAGGCAAGAGCATGACCCTGCAGCGTGGCACAAGGGTTGCCATGACACCTGGGAAGGTAGGCTGATGCCAGGGAAACAGCAAAGCAATACACCAGGGTGCTGATCCTGCAAGCACTTGGTGTGAGTTTTCACCAGCATTTCATCAAACAACCACACATGGAAGCCCTTCTTGGTCCTCCTCCTCCGGTGACCTTGCCCTGGCCTCCCCTGGCCGCCAGCCACACAGCAGGGAAAACCCTCCTGGAGAACCATCTTGACCTtcaaggggaggagaggagaagcagaagcagcttggtAAGTCCCTGCCACCCAGTTCCTGGTAGCCCCTCCCACAAAGCTGAAAAGCCACCTGGCCCCCCTGACAAGGTAGTCCATGAGTCAGGACAACCATATTGTTGGCATCCTTCTTTCCTgggaaacaatggaggagtgtgcctttgtgggTAAAGTCAAACCCTTGGagagttgcagtgcctgctgtggctgtagaaatcAATACTGCAGAGATGtattattgcaggtggggcagtttTTTGCCATTTTTTTGCCAGTAATGTGACTTACAGATGAGAGTTTTTGAATCGGCACCCCACATTATAGACAACACGTTGTATAGTCTGGCTTTTGAAGTGTTTGTCTTAAATTGGTGCAGACATTGTTTGTATGGACTATGTTGCAGACTTGAGCTAAGTGATAGCGATGGCtgttttttctgttgtttttttaattgtttctttctttgttttttaaaagtggcCCATGACCCCCTTTATGGTATCTGAATGACCTATTTTGCAGTGTTAAGCCTCTGACATTGGAGGTACACAGTCTAGTGGAGCTGGCCCAAGGGGGCTGATGGGACACTGCCCCACCTCTCTGCCTTATTTACAATTAGTCCAGAGGGGGGCACTGCCAGCcagtttcctccccctccttAGTCTGAGTGCTGCCTTTgcaaaactcagcagggaggaggagagagacaaaactagaatgaattggctctgcttgtcattggctctggcgccacctactgttgggctccctcccTTCTGCCCTATCGGTCCCAATGGGCagcagccatcctggctaggaaaTGTTGAATTACCGGGtgtttgagggagggagggaggccaggTGGCCGGGCAATGGTCCCGGTCCATCACCAATACTAGGTGCTGCCAGCCACACAGCTGGGTCCTCTAGAATCAGCCACGACGGGGCAAGTGGCAGGTGGGGTTGGCGGGGAAAACCCTCTTCGCTCTTCCCCTCGGGGCCTCCTCCGAGGGTGCCGGTGCTGTCGACCCAAAAACCCAATGACAGTCCCTTTTGCAGGAAAGAGAAACGGTGCGTGAGATCGATTCCTTCCTGGGGTGGACACAGGCTGGGAGGTTGAGCCGCGGGGACGCTACGAGTGGCAGAAgctcagctggttttggactgGTCAGTGGCTGAAAGACACccaggaaagccccccccccggaagaaGCGTGGGAGAGAAATGTCCGAAACCAGGACACTGCAGCCACCAGCCTGACAGAGGCCGATCTCTTGCAGCAGGGAGCCTTGTTCTTTCTTCGTGGGTCGTGGTGGGGGGTGTCTCCCAACGCGGATGTGGGCGTCGGAGAGAGAGGTGCAGGGGCGGCGTTTAAAGGGGCAACGCGCCCCTTTAAGACATAGTCTCCTCTCCCCGCTGCGCTTCAGCCTCGCCTACTGACCCCcgcgatctcccccccccccccgcccatgatGCTACGGAGAAAACGACGCCAAGTTCCAGGCTGCCTTCCCTGCCCTAGCACCGTTGCTGGGTAGGTTGGATTTAAAGCTGTGGGGAGAAAGAGGAGCTGGAGGAGAAACACCCTCCACACCCAAATGCTCAGTCTTGGATTGAGCTACTTGCGTTTACAACTGCGGCTTGTTAGGTTTCAACTGCAGTTTGTTTCgttggttggttttgtttttagggTGCATTCGGTCATGGTTTGAGGGTGCATCGTTCATCTCTTACTCGGCACCTTTTTCGTTCTGCGCAAGCCGCCTTTCCTGTGCTGTTGCAGAAAGGCGAGGTATATAAATTCATGAATGGAGCGTAAACAGTCCACGCCTAATTCagctcctctcctcccttccacacTTGCAACTTCAGCTGTTCGGGGCTGCCTGCAAGTGCGCCAAGGGAGCCTGCCTGGAATAGGTGCTGCAAGCCTCCCTGACCATCAAATAGGTCAGGCACGGGCAAACTTGGCCCGCTAGAtgtttttttgggactacaactcccatcatccctgaccactggtcctgttagctagggatgatgggagttgtagtcccaaaacatctggagggccatttgcctatgcctgctataggaGCTTCCCTGTGATACAGCACAGGAATCAAGAgcccccagcagctgcatttcaAGAGGAAAATAAATGTGTCCAGGAGATTCACCTGCTTCCCACACCCTGCTTATACAGTAGCTTGTTTGGAATACCGTGTTGCTTACTCAATATGCTTTCTTTAGGGTGCTTCTAGGCAATGCTGTAAATGGGTTATTCAGATATCATAAACGTGGCACTAGcaacagtgtttttttaaaaacaacttaccTGATTTTTCCTAGAAAGGGTAAATCTCGACTAAACGGCAAAAAATATatctggcattttgatgccagcatgtggatgctgcaaaaaaaaataaaaatgcatgtggAGCACCCATCATGCAGCAAgcacccatctggaagcaccctttgaCTCAAGACTCCCTTCTGTAAATGAACCAATTACAGCGATTTATTTAAAAGGGTCACACTGTGAGATGAACTGATAGAACATTGGTACTGGTTTCAAATTTAGTTATAGTGCAGGTTTAAAATATCCAGTTTGAAAAATGGGTGGGCAAAGATGGGTACGCACAAAGAACTTCAAGGAAACATTTGAATTGCCACGACGTGTTTTGGTTCTGCATTTGAAAATAGTGACTGCTGCTTGCAAGACATAAAAAAACTGGCTTTTCGAAGATGTTGAAATCAAGAGTGTTGGTTCTGAAAGGCTGAATTACCCTAATGTTTCTCAGTAAATAATCATCTGAAAGAAGTTGTGCATTTTGGCGAAGGATTATGCATTGTTCTCCACTTAAATTTCCTTTGGAAGAATGGGGGACGGGAGCGATGTGCCAGGTTAGAGCAAGGCAACAACTCAAATAGCTGGGTGATCTAGCAACATTTGCAGTTCTTTGCATTCTGTGTACATTCACCTGGGAAAAGGCTCCATTGAActtgcttacttctgagtagacatgcataggattgcagtgtgtgtgactgcatatatttaaatataaattaaTTATCATTGCACCTTTTTATgcttgcagtttttaaaaaacaaaaccctcacgCTGTCAAAAGCTTTAATAGAGTAACTTACAATGAAGCTGTTAACTTTATTTTGAAGTGCTCCCCAACATTGAAAAAGGTTTGAGAAGAGATCCATtttattctatcaaaagttatcaCTGTCGCACTTCAGCAGGTAATTGTTCATACATGGTGCCATCTCAGGATGGATGCTTGCTTATGGAACAAAATATTGATACCCTTGAGTAACTAAATTCAATATAGACACAATGGCATGTCCATAAATGCATGCAAGTTTAGCCCAAGTCATAGAAAGCCTATATAATAGATTGTATGTTAACCACAGGCTGGTTGGGAGTCAATGGTCAAAACAAAGGAATGACAACGTAAAGGGGGAACTTTTATTTAACATCCAGTCCATTCATAACTACCTAATGTTTGGTTTTATATCTTTTTCCTCAGCTTCATCATCGCTATCGTCCACTTGCTGGATGACCAAATCGGTAGACCCGTCCTCTACAATTTCCACATCGGATCTGTTGTCTTCACCGTAATTCCAGTTAGAATCCTTGTCCTCTTCTAGCGGGAACTCAGGTGGTGGCTCAGTGTCCAAATCAATGCGGATGCTGTCTATGCCAGCTTCGGAGAGGCACTCATTGCAAAGTCTGTAGCGCCTCGTCCCTTCTTGGACCACTTGCCCCGTCATCTCAGTCACGTGACGCTTGCATTTTCTGCAGATGGGCTTGCAAGCTTGATGGATCTGTGAAAATTGAAAGGGAGAATGCTGATCACTGCTCAAAAGGGAAATAGAAAAATGGTTTGTTCCCCTTTCATACAGCAATGCTCTCAGTATCGAGAGGCTGCTACTAAAATTTAACACAGGCAGCCTAGTGTGGTGAAAAGGAAGAATTCCAGGATATGAAAAATCATTTCGGTTCAAGATATGGCTATTCAAAATTAATTCATGGTCCCCAAGGCACAGAAACTGTGAGCTAAGGTAACTTCCTGCCTTAACATCCACAGTGTGTAGTGGTAAACTCATTGTATCACTTCACATACTGTGCTCTCTTACAAATTACTCCCTTGTGTAcccatatttatttaattaattattaaatCTGTGTATCGCCCTATACACGTAGGTGAAACTGTTcccataattgtatttccatactAGAAAATGTTTAACTTGCCTACCGCACAACTATTAAAGGCAGAAGAACACTGAATTCTCCCAATGCCCACCCTACACCAAAGCCTAGGCTGCAATACTGTACCCGCCAACCAGGGGGTTTGCTCAGTTAAACACAAAGAGGCTTTCAGGAGACATGAACACTGCTGTACTGCAAGTTACATTGGATTTTTAGTGAGTTCTTAAGTCTTCAGCTCTGCTGCCTATGCCTCGTTGCAAAGGCTTCACATCTTACatgtcatttggggggggggagttaacatCCACACACAGTTATTGTAtagtcatatttatttatagaaaataACATCTAGGGAGTATCCCATCTCAGACAAGCCCTCCGCAGGAAATAGACACCATGGTTGCTAGAGAAAAGAGGAAAGAACACTGGAAtataagaaaaaaacacaaaaaagtacACTAAAGGACTTTTTAGTTCTGCCTTAAACAGCAGCTCTTTAGAGTCCTATAGCCTGGTGTCCCAACAACTAACTCATCAATTCCAGCTCTGACTTTACTCATTGAAAGGCAGGAGCAGCCAGGCTGGCACATCTCACAGATATC contains:
- the LOC128418917 gene encoding ferritin heavy chain A-like isoform X2, which codes for MNSQVQQNYHVDCEAAVNHMVNLELHASYVYLSMYYYFSRDDVALKHVATFLKEESLKKRGYAEMLLKYQNKRGGCIVLQDIQKPEQDEWQSSLEAFQSALWLEVKVNQGLLDLHKLALEKEDPHQIPDVMRMIWVGTHHQ